Sequence from the Egibacter rhizosphaerae genome:
GGCGCGCAACGCGGCGTCGAGGTTGCTGAACGGCTCGTCGAGGAGCACGACCGTGGGCTCCGGCGCCAGCGCACGGGCCAGGGCGACGCGCTGCTGCTCGCCACCGGAGAGCTCGTGTGGGAATCGGGCGCTCTTGCCTTCGAGGCCGACGAGGCCGAGGACCTCCCGCACACGCCGGCCGCGCTTGCGGGCCCGACGCGGCAAGCCGAAGGCGACGTTGCCCGCGACGTCGAGATGGGGGAACAGCGCGTAGTCCTGGAAGACGACGCCGATGTGTCGCCGCTCGGGCGGCACCCAGGTGCGTTCGTCGGCGACCACACGACCGGCGATCTCGACCAGCCCGTCATCGGGCTCCTCGAACCCGGCGACGAGCCGCAGGAACGTCGTCTTCCCGCAGCCGGAAGGGCCGAGCAGGCCGAGGATCGTGCCCTCGCGGACGGCCAGATCCACCCCGTCCACCGCGCGCACGCCCTGCGGCCCGCCGAAATGCCGGGTCAGGCCCTTCGCGCTGATGATCGCGTTCATGCGAACCCACCCAAGCCGTGCCGGCGGTGCAGCAGCAACGCCATCGGCACCCCGGCGATGAGCACGAGCAGCAGCGCGGGAGCCGCGGCCCGTGCGAAGAACGCTTCGTTCGTCGCGTTCCAGACGTCGGTGGCCAGCGTACGCCCCCCGGTGGGGCCGAGCAGGAGGGTTGCCGGCAGCTCCTTCATCGCGGTCAGGAACACGAGCGCGCCCCCGGCGATGACGCCGGGCCGGAGCAACGGGATGGTCACCCGCCACAGGACCTTCCAGGCGGGCTCACCGAGGCCGCGAGCGGCGTCCTCCAGGGAGGGGGGCAGCTGCAGCGCCGTCGCGCGCGTGGCACCCACCGCCTGCGGCAGGAAGAGGACGACGTAGGCGAACACCAGCATCGCGAGGCTCTGGTAGAGCGGGCCTCCCCAACGCGCCCCGAAGAACACGAGCGCCAGTGCGATCACGACGCCCGGCAGCGCGTACCCGAGGTAGGTCGCGCGTTCCAGCAGGATCGTGCTGCCGCGGCGGTACCGCACCGACAGCACCGCGACCGGGATCGCGAGAGCGGCCGCCGCGACCGCCGCGAGGCCCGCGGCTCGCACCGAGCCCCAGGCCGCGACCCAGCTCTGGCCGGCGAGCCGCAGGGGCTCCCCCTCGGCGACCCCCCGCGCCAACCAGTACCCCAGCACGCCCAGCGGCACCACCAGCGCCAGCCCGACGACGCTCGCGACGAAGGCCACGGCGGGCCACTTCCAACGGCCGAGCCGCACCGGGTGGGCGGTGCGCGTCGCACCGGAGCCAGCGCGGTGCTGGCGCGCACGCCCGCGGAACCGCGCCTCGATGAGGAGCAGCGCAGCGGTGAGCGCGACGAGGACGAGGGCCAGGACCACCGCCCCGGTCCGGTCGAAGCCCGCCCGGTAACTGTTGTAGATGGCCCGCGTGAACGAGTCGAACCGCAGCAGGCTCACGGCTCCGAAGTCACTCAGCGCGTACAGGGCGACCAGGAGCCCGCCCGCCCCGATCGCGGGACGGAGCAGCGGCAGCGTGACCCGCCGGAACGTCGCCGCGCGCGACACGCCGAGACTGCGGCTCGCGTCCTCGAGCGACGGGTCGGCCCCGAGCAACGCCCCGCGGACCGTGAGCAGGACGTACGGGTAGCTCACGAGCACGAGCACGAGCACGGCCCCCGGCAACCCGTAGATGCTCGGCGGGACGACCGGCGTCAGCTCGGCGAGCACACCCCCGGGACCGAACGCCGCGATGAACGCGTAGCTCGCCACGTAGCTCGGGATCACCAGCGGCAGGGCCGCGAGGACGGTCCACGTGCGACGCGCCGGGAGGTCCGTCCGGGTGACGAGCCACGCGAGCGGCACACCGATCGCGATACAGCCGATCGTCACGAGGCCGGTGAGCAGCAGGGTGTTCGCCAGCACGTCGACGGTCTGGGCGGACCGGAGGCGGTCGACCGCCTGACCCCCGTCGTCGAGGGCGCGCAACACGAGGTACGAGAGGGGCAGCAGCGCGGCGAGGGCGGCGAGGACCGCCGGGACCACCAACGCGACCGGCGGGCGCCCACGACGTGACGACTCGCGCGAGTCCCGTGGCGCCGACGCGGTGCCAGGTGGCGGCGCGTTCGGCGCCGGCGCGCTGGCGGTGGCCATACGGGCGCATGTCCTCCGGTTGGCGCTCGAGTCCGCCGCGCGGCCGAGCGGCGTGCTGGGGTGCAGCCGCGACGGTCCCTGGCCGGGCGTCGCGGACGAACTAAGGCTCACCTAACGAACGCCCACTCTGCCGTGACACCGCCGGCTGCGCAAGGTTTCGAGCCCTCGGGGGCGGTAGACACGTTGCGGGTGAGCCCTCGGGGCGGGGCATGACCCCTCGGGGGGCGGGGCAGCAGACCGCGGTGCCCCGCAGCGACTAGCCGGAGGCTCCGTAGACCTCGGGGCGCAGAACACCCACGTAGGGCAGGTTGCGGTAGCGCTCGGCGTAGTCGAGCCCGTAGCCGACCACGAAGACGTTCGGGATCGCGAAGCCCTCGTAGGTCACCGGCACGTCGGGTCGGCTCGGATCCGGCTTGGTCAGCAGGGTCAGGACCCCGAGGCTCGCGGGATGTCGCGCGTTCAGGCTGCGGACGAGGTAGCGCAGGGTGAGGCCGGAATCGAGGATGTCCTCGACCAGCAGCACGTGCCGCCCGGCGATGTCGGTGTCCAGGTCCTTGAGGATCCGGACGACCCCAGAGCTCTGCGTCGACGAGCCGTAGCTCGACACGGCCATGAAGTCGCACTGGACCGGCACGGTGACGTGCCGCGCGAGGTCGCTCATCAGCACGAAGGCGCCCTTCAGCACCCCCACCAGCAGCACGTCGCCGCCCGCGTAGTCCCGGTCGATCCTCGCGGCGAGCTCGGCGAGCCGCTGATCGATGCGCCCGGTGTCGATCAGGACGCTCTCGATGTCGGGGTGTTGATCCGACAGGACCTGCGGCTCGTCGGCGCGTGGGGTGTCGGGCAGCGGACTCGGCGCGAACGCGCTCTCGCCGAGGGCTTCGGCGGGCGGCTCCTCGGGCTGTGGCTCGGTCACGTCGACCTCCCGGTGGTCTCGAGGCTGGCGGCGACCAGCATGCCCGGTTCCCCCGCCGGCGTTGCCGCGGTGACCCACAGCCGCGCGCCGGCGGAGGCGTCGGGTTCGACCCGACGCGCCGCGACGCCGGGGACCCACACGGGCTGGTCGTCCTCGTCGACCACGACCGGAACGAGCTCGCGCGCGACGCGCGGCACCCCGACGTCGACGAGCACGTCCTGCAGCTTGCGCGTCCCGCGGCGCATGGGTAGCCGGTCGCCGGGCCGCCGACTGCGGACCGCGAGCCCGACCTCGAGTCCCGACGGCAACACGGTCCACCAACTGCCCCCGCGACGCGCGCGGGGTGGCAGCGGCCCCGGCGCATCCGGGGGCGGCTCGGTCGCGTCCACGACACGGGGAGCCGCCAAGCCACCGAGATCGAGTGTGGCCTGGCCCCGATGGTCCGCGGCGCCCTCCCCCCACGGCAGGTCGGCCCGCAACTCGAGGCCGAGCGGTTCGAGGGGCGTGACACCGGGCACGGCGACCGGGGTGCGCTCCAGCGGCGCGAGCCCCGCGGGCGCCGCGGCGAGCCATCCCCCACCCGCGGTCACGACGCACCCGCCGGCGATGTCGAGCGCCTGGCCCGACTGCAGGGACAGCGCCGCGGAGATCGCGTCGGCGGAGAGGCCGGACGCCCCGCCGCGCACGCTCGCGAGCACGAGCCGCAGCACACGACTGCCGAGGGCGCGGGGCAAGGCGGCGAGCTCCTCGGTGGGCAGCGCCCGCACGGGCCCCCAACGCGCGACGAGCTGACGCGCATGCGCCGCGGCCAACTCGTCCAGCGCGTCCGCGTCGTCGGCGGCCAGGTCCGCGAGGCGGGTGAGCACCGCGACGGGA
This genomic interval carries:
- a CDS encoding ABC transporter permease yields the protein MATASAPAPNAPPPGTASAPRDSRESSRRGRPPVALVVPAVLAALAALLPLSYLVLRALDDGGQAVDRLRSAQTVDVLANTLLLTGLVTIGCIAIGVPLAWLVTRTDLPARRTWTVLAALPLVIPSYVASYAFIAAFGPGGVLAELTPVVPPSIYGLPGAVLVLVLVSYPYVLLTVRGALLGADPSLEDASRSLGVSRAATFRRVTLPLLRPAIGAGGLLVALYALSDFGAVSLLRFDSFTRAIYNSYRAGFDRTGAVVLALVLVALTAALLLIEARFRGRARQHRAGSGATRTAHPVRLGRWKWPAVAFVASVVGLALVVPLGVLGYWLARGVAEGEPLRLAGQSWVAAWGSVRAAGLAAVAAAALAIPVAVLSVRYRRGSTILLERATYLGYALPGVVIALALVFFGARWGGPLYQSLAMLVFAYVVLFLPQAVGATRATALQLPPSLEDAARGLGEPAWKVLWRVTIPLLRPGVIAGGALVFLTAMKELPATLLLGPTGGRTLATDVWNATNEAFFARAAAPALLLVLIAGVPMALLLHRRHGLGGFA
- the tilS gene encoding tRNA lysidine(34) synthetase TilS, coding for MNGLDEGAARVPPAAASAAGAPSPGAAPAGQTREGLVAEVSAALRVVPHGVGVLIACSGGPDSTALAHLVVEARPDLAAAVAHVRHQLRPDGPDARVAAAHAAALGLRCHVREVHVPSTGEGPEAAARAARYTALARLARAEGARYVLVGHTADDRAETVALNLARGTGIRGLGGMQAVRADDDVRIVRPLLRLRRDDVRGFVQGEGLDAVRDPTNHDPDQRRWRARHEVLPALARLSGGSGDPVAVLTRLADLAADDADALDELAAAHARQLVARWGPVRALPTEELAALPRALGSRVLRLVLASVRGGASGLSADAISAALSLQSGQALDIAGGCVVTAGGGWLAAAPAGLAPLERTPVAVPGVTPLEPLGLELRADLPWGEGAADHRGQATLDLGGLAAPRVVDATEPPPDAPGPLPPRARRGGSWWTVLPSGLEVGLAVRSRRPGDRLPMRRGTRKLQDVLVDVGVPRVARELVPVVVDEDDQPVWVPGVAARRVEPDASAGARLWVTAATPAGEPGMLVAASLETTGRST
- a CDS encoding ABC transporter ATP-binding protein, with the translated sequence MNAIISAKGLTRHFGGPQGVRAVDGVDLAVREGTILGLLGPSGCGKTTFLRLVAGFEEPDDGLVEIAGRVVADERTWVPPERRHIGVVFQDYALFPHLDVAGNVAFGLPRRARKRGRRVREVLGLVGLEGKSARFPHELSGGEQQRVALARALAPEPTVVLLDEPFSNLDAALRAEVRGEVRRILKDAGTTALFVTHDQEEALSLSDEVAVMHAGRVHQLDSPEGLYRYPVDRTVAEFVGDADFVPGLHVGTRVSTDLGELPLVTPLPADGRPVEVLVRPEDLRLEADPEGDALVVDREFYGHDQVLFVRLASGRHVRARLGSVAHLAVGDRCRVTMDRAVQAFPPREAQ
- the hpt gene encoding hypoxanthine phosphoribosyltransferase; the encoded protein is MSDQHPDIESVLIDTGRIDQRLAELAARIDRDYAGGDVLLVGVLKGAFVLMSDLARHVTVPVQCDFMAVSSYGSSTQSSGVVRILKDLDTDIAGRHVLLVEDILDSGLTLRYLVRSLNARHPASLGVLTLLTKPDPSRPDVPVTYEGFAIPNVFVVGYGLDYAERYRNLPYVGVLRPEVYGASG